One region of Mycolicibacterium rhodesiae NBB3 genomic DNA includes:
- the mshD gene encoding mycothiol synthase: MTDRTIAWRSGLSADDQSRIREIIAAATALDGVAPVGDQVLRELSQDRTRHLLAVDDAGIVGYLNLAPADEEAPAMAELVVDPSARRRGVGSAMAQRGLEEGGDGARIWAHGNLECARAVAASLNLAVVRELLQMRRPLTDLPAVTVPDGVRIVTYSGPSDDAELLRVNNAAFVWHPEQGGWTDADIAELRDEPWFDPDGIFLAVDEETKALLGFHWTKVHSGDLGEVYVVGVDPAAQGRGLGATLTLIGLHHLSEVLTAGSRSEVMLYVEGDNSAAVKTYRRLGFDVYSVDAAYAAPLPSAAPLPGEPQ, from the coding sequence GTGACCGATCGGACCATCGCGTGGCGATCCGGTCTGTCCGCTGACGATCAGAGCCGAATCCGGGAAATCATCGCCGCGGCAACAGCGCTCGACGGCGTCGCACCCGTCGGTGATCAGGTTCTGCGAGAACTGAGCCAGGACCGCACGCGGCATCTGCTCGCCGTCGACGACGCCGGCATCGTGGGCTATCTCAATCTCGCGCCTGCTGACGAGGAGGCTCCGGCCATGGCCGAACTCGTCGTGGATCCTTCGGCCCGCCGCCGCGGCGTCGGTTCGGCGATGGCGCAGCGGGGATTGGAAGAAGGTGGCGACGGCGCCCGCATCTGGGCACACGGCAACCTCGAGTGCGCCCGTGCCGTCGCGGCGTCGCTGAACCTGGCGGTCGTGCGGGAACTGCTGCAGATGCGACGCCCGCTGACTGATCTACCCGCGGTGACGGTTCCAGACGGCGTGCGGATCGTCACATACTCGGGGCCGTCCGACGACGCCGAACTGCTTCGGGTGAACAACGCTGCGTTTGTGTGGCATCCCGAACAGGGCGGCTGGACCGACGCCGACATCGCCGAGCTCCGCGACGAACCGTGGTTCGACCCAGACGGAATCTTCCTGGCCGTCGACGAGGAGACTAAAGCGCTGCTCGGTTTCCACTGGACCAAAGTTCACAGCGGTGATCTCGGCGAGGTGTATGTCGTCGGCGTCGACCCCGCCGCGCAGGGCAGGGGACTCGGGGCAACGCTGACTCTGATCGGTCTGCATCACCTGTCCGAGGTTCTGACGGCAGGCTCACGGTCTGAGGTGATGCTTTACGTCGAAGGGGATAACTCCGCGGCGGTGAAGACCTATCGCCGACTGGGTTTCGACGTCTATTCCGTCGATGCCGCGTATGCCGCCCCGCTCCCCTCGGCAGCTCCGCTACCTGGGGAACCCCAGTGA
- the pstC gene encoding phosphate ABC transporter permease subunit PstC: MTDRVELTTPNPLDAGSGEALAVPFGEPAPISTNPSRNAKVRPGDRIFRLLAEGSGVLIVVIIAAIGLFLLWRAIPALGRNQANFLLYSGNWVTTNTAAMKFGILDLLQVTVFVSVFALILAMPVALGIAIYLTQYAPRRVAGPLAYMVDLLAAVPSIIYGVWGLYVLAPVIKPVAVWLNENLSWLFLFQTGNASVAGGGTIFTAGIVLAVMILPIITAVAREVFIQTPRGHIEAALALGATRWEVVRTTVLPFGLSGYISGAMLGLGRALGETIALLIILRGTQQAFGWSLFDAGYTFASKIASAASEFNDQYKAGAYIAAGLVLFVLTFVVNTLARAAVSGKDRSAS, translated from the coding sequence ATGACCGATAGGGTCGAATTGACAACACCGAATCCGCTGGACGCAGGGTCAGGCGAAGCATTGGCCGTACCTTTCGGCGAGCCCGCACCCATCTCCACCAATCCCTCCAGGAACGCCAAAGTGCGCCCGGGAGACCGGATCTTCCGCCTGCTGGCGGAAGGCTCCGGTGTCCTGATCGTCGTCATCATCGCGGCGATCGGGCTCTTCCTGCTGTGGCGCGCCATCCCGGCGCTGGGCCGAAACCAGGCGAACTTCCTGCTCTACAGCGGCAACTGGGTGACCACCAACACCGCCGCGATGAAGTTCGGCATTCTCGACCTGCTGCAGGTAACGGTGTTCGTGTCGGTGTTCGCATTGATTCTCGCCATGCCCGTGGCGCTGGGTATCGCGATCTACCTGACCCAGTACGCACCGCGCCGGGTAGCCGGCCCACTGGCCTACATGGTCGATCTACTGGCCGCTGTGCCGTCGATCATCTACGGCGTGTGGGGGCTGTATGTCCTTGCGCCGGTGATCAAACCGGTCGCCGTCTGGTTGAACGAGAATCTGTCGTGGCTCTTCCTGTTCCAGACCGGCAACGCCTCCGTCGCCGGCGGTGGAACGATCTTCACCGCGGGCATCGTGCTGGCGGTGATGATCCTGCCGATCATCACCGCTGTCGCACGCGAGGTGTTCATCCAGACGCCGCGCGGCCACATCGAGGCGGCGCTGGCGCTGGGAGCCACCCGGTGGGAGGTGGTCCGCACGACCGTGCTGCCGTTCGGCCTGTCGGGCTACATCAGCGGCGCGATGCTCGGACTCGGCCGCGCGCTCGGTGAAACGATCGCGCTGCTGATCATCCTGCGCGGCACGCAGCAGGCATTCGGATGGTCGCTGTTCGACGCGGGCTACACATTCGCAAGCAAGATCGCTTCGGCTGCATCCGAATTCAATGATCAGTACAAGGCGGGCGCCTACATCGCGGCCGGCCTGGTGCTGTTCGTCCTGACATTCGTGGTGAACACCCTGGCCCGCGCCGCGGTGTCCGGAAAGGACCGGTCCGCATCATGA
- a CDS encoding DUF1416 domain-containing protein, whose translation MCSAPKQGQTLPAGVDLEKETVITGRVVDGSGQSVGGAFVRLLDSSDEFTAEVVASATGDFRFFAAPGTWTLRALSPAGNGDASIAPSGAGIHEVDVKVA comes from the coding sequence ATGTGCTCTGCACCGAAGCAAGGACAGACGCTGCCTGCCGGCGTTGACCTCGAGAAGGAAACCGTGATCACCGGTCGCGTCGTCGACGGGTCCGGCCAGAGCGTCGGCGGCGCGTTTGTGCGCCTGTTGGACAGCTCTGATGAGTTCACCGCCGAAGTAGTCGCGTCGGCCACCGGCGACTTCCGGTTCTTCGCGGCGCCGGGCACGTGGACGCTGCGCGCCCTGTCACCCGCGGGCAACGGCGACGCCAGCATCGCGCCGTCAGGCGCCGGCATCCACGAGGTCGACGTCAAGGTCGCCTGA
- a CDS encoding winged helix-turn-helix transcriptional regulator, protein MDLLLLTVDPHPESVLPSLSLLAHSVRTAPTEVSSLLEAGNADVAIVDARTDLAAARGLCRLLGTTGTSVPVVAVVNEGGLVAVNTEWGLDEILLPSTGPAEIDARLRLLVGRRGGVANQENVGKISLGELVIDEGTYTARLRGRPLDLTYKEFELLKYLAQHAGRVFTRAQLLQEVWGYDFFGGTRTVDVHVRRLRAKLGTEYESLIGTVRNVGYKAVRPARGRTPAPESDVDVPDDSDVLGGADGYDVEPLADPLRSQ, encoded by the coding sequence TTGGATCTACTGCTACTGACCGTCGATCCCCATCCGGAATCCGTCCTGCCCTCGTTGTCGCTGCTGGCGCACAGCGTGCGGACGGCGCCGACCGAGGTCTCCTCATTGTTGGAGGCCGGCAACGCGGATGTGGCGATCGTCGATGCGCGCACGGATCTGGCCGCCGCGCGCGGCCTGTGTCGCCTGCTTGGTACCACCGGCACGTCGGTGCCCGTGGTGGCGGTCGTCAACGAGGGCGGCCTGGTGGCCGTCAACACCGAATGGGGTCTCGACGAGATTCTCCTGCCCAGCACCGGACCCGCCGAGATCGATGCCCGGTTGCGGCTGCTGGTCGGGCGCCGTGGCGGGGTGGCCAACCAGGAGAATGTCGGCAAGATCAGTCTGGGCGAGCTCGTGATCGACGAGGGCACCTACACCGCGCGGCTGCGCGGCAGACCTCTGGACCTCACCTACAAGGAATTCGAACTCCTCAAGTACCTCGCGCAGCATGCCGGCCGGGTGTTCACCCGCGCGCAACTGCTTCAAGAGGTCTGGGGTTACGACTTCTTCGGCGGCACCCGCACGGTCGACGTGCACGTTCGACGCCTGCGGGCGAAGCTGGGCACCGAGTACGAGTCGCTCATCGGCACCGTGCGCAACGTCGGCTACAAGGCGGTTCGACCCGCGCGCGGGCGGACCCCTGCGCCGGAATCCGACGTTGACGTGCCCGACGACTCCGACGTCTTGGGCGGTGCCGACGGGTACGACGTGGAGCCGCTCGCCGACCCGCTGCGCAGTCAGTGA
- the lmeA gene encoding mannan chain length control protein LmeA, with protein sequence MRKLLIGVLATATAVVVGAVGTDFGAAIYAEYRLARSVRTAADLAWDPSVAILGFPFIPQAIDRHYDEVEIRAASVAHPVVGKASLEATLHSIDLVDSSWLVKPEATLQVGKAESRIIIDSTHVGRFMGIPDLLVEAPTRESNDATGGTTESGISSNRGVVFTGTPKSAGFDERVSISVDLSIVGPDQTTLVLTATDVLTGAGTADQPVPDDKKADVLAAFSTSLPGQKLPFGLAPTAEGARGSDLIIEGIAEGVTVALDRFNLS encoded by the coding sequence GTGCGAAAGCTGCTGATCGGTGTACTGGCGACAGCGACCGCGGTCGTGGTCGGCGCCGTCGGGACCGATTTCGGGGCCGCGATATACGCGGAGTATCGCCTGGCCAGAAGTGTTCGAACAGCCGCTGACCTGGCCTGGGACCCGTCGGTGGCGATCCTCGGCTTTCCGTTCATCCCGCAGGCAATCGACCGCCACTATGACGAAGTCGAGATCAGGGCCGCAAGCGTCGCGCATCCGGTGGTCGGCAAGGCCTCCTTGGAGGCGACCCTGCATTCGATCGATCTGGTGGATTCATCGTGGCTGGTGAAGCCCGAGGCCACGCTGCAGGTGGGCAAGGCGGAGAGCCGGATCATCATCGACTCAACCCATGTGGGACGGTTCATGGGCATTCCGGATCTGCTGGTCGAGGCGCCGACGCGGGAAAGCAACGACGCCACCGGAGGCACCACCGAATCGGGGATATCGAGCAACCGCGGCGTGGTGTTCACCGGCACCCCCAAGTCGGCGGGCTTCGACGAGAGGGTCAGCATCTCGGTCGACCTCTCGATCGTCGGGCCTGACCAGACCACGCTCGTGCTCACCGCCACCGACGTGCTGACCGGTGCGGGCACCGCTGACCAGCCAGTTCCCGACGACAAGAAGGCCGACGTGCTGGCCGCGTTCAGCACCAGCCTGCCTGGGCAGAAGTTGCCGTTCGGGCTGGCGCCGACCGCCGAGGGGGCGCGTGGCAGCGACCTCATCATCGAAGGCATCGCCGAGGGAGTAACCGTGGCCCTGGACAGGTTCAATCTGTCGTGA
- the pstB gene encoding phosphate ABC transporter ATP-binding protein PstB, whose protein sequence is MAKRLDLKDVNIYYGSFKAVADVALSVQPRSVTAFIGPSGCGKSTVLRTLNRMHEVIPGARVEGSVLLDGEDIYGAGVDPVGVRKTIGMVFQRPNPFPTMSIRDNVVAGLKLQGVRNKKTLEEVAERSLKGANLWNEVKDRLDKPGGSLSGGQQQRLCIARAIAVQPDVLLMDEPCSALDPISTLAIEDLIAELKQDFTIVIVTHNMQQAARVSDQTAFFNLEATGKPGMLVEIDDTEKIFSNPNQKATEDYISGRFG, encoded by the coding sequence ATGGCCAAAAGGCTCGATCTCAAAGACGTCAACATCTACTACGGCTCGTTCAAAGCGGTCGCGGACGTTGCGTTGTCCGTCCAGCCGCGCAGCGTGACGGCGTTCATCGGCCCGTCAGGCTGCGGTAAGTCGACGGTGCTGCGGACGCTCAACCGCATGCACGAGGTCATCCCCGGCGCCCGCGTCGAAGGTTCGGTGCTGCTCGACGGTGAGGACATCTACGGCGCCGGCGTCGACCCGGTCGGTGTCCGCAAGACCATCGGCATGGTGTTCCAGCGGCCGAACCCGTTTCCCACCATGTCGATTCGCGACAATGTGGTGGCCGGACTCAAGCTGCAGGGAGTGCGCAACAAGAAGACTCTGGAAGAGGTCGCCGAGCGCTCGCTCAAGGGAGCCAACCTCTGGAATGAGGTCAAGGATCGGTTGGACAAGCCGGGCGGCAGTCTGTCCGGCGGTCAGCAGCAGCGGCTGTGCATTGCGCGCGCCATCGCGGTGCAGCCCGATGTGCTTCTGATGGATGAGCCGTGCTCGGCGCTGGATCCGATTTCCACACTGGCGATCGAGGACTTGATCGCGGAACTCAAGCAGGACTTCACGATCGTGATCGTCACGCACAACATGCAGCAGGCAGCCCGCGTCAGCGACCAGACGGCATTCTTCAATCTCGAGGCCACCGGCAAGCCCGGCATGCTCGTCGAGATCGACGACACCGAGAAGATCTTCTCCAACCCGAACCAGAAGGCGACGGAAGACTACATCTCCGGCCGCTTCGGTTGA
- the phoU gene encoding phosphate signaling complex protein PhoU has product MRTAYHDQLDQLTEQLGDMCGLAGTAMERATQALLQADLVLAEQVIDDHEQIVAMSARAEEAAFVLLALQAPVAGDLRSIVTAIQIVADVDRMGALALHVAKIARRRHPQHALPEEVNGYFAEMGRVAVELGNSAQEVLVTRDPEKAARISEEDDAMDDLHKHLFTVLMDREWKYGVTAAVDVTLLSRFYERFADHAVEIARRVIFQATGNLPEGDQLASR; this is encoded by the coding sequence ATGCGAACCGCGTACCACGACCAGTTGGATCAGCTGACTGAACAGCTCGGCGACATGTGCGGTCTGGCCGGCACAGCTATGGAGCGCGCAACCCAGGCGCTGCTGCAGGCCGATCTCGTTCTGGCCGAACAGGTGATCGACGACCACGAGCAGATTGTGGCGATGAGCGCGCGCGCCGAGGAGGCCGCTTTCGTACTGCTGGCCCTGCAGGCGCCGGTGGCCGGCGATCTGCGCTCGATCGTCACAGCCATCCAGATCGTCGCCGATGTCGACCGGATGGGAGCATTGGCCCTGCACGTCGCCAAGATCGCCCGCCGTCGTCATCCCCAGCATGCGCTGCCCGAAGAGGTCAACGGTTACTTCGCTGAAATGGGCCGAGTGGCAGTCGAATTGGGCAACAGTGCGCAAGAGGTACTCGTCACGCGCGATCCGGAGAAGGCTGCGCGGATCAGCGAGGAAGACGACGCGATGGACGACCTGCACAAGCACCTTTTCACGGTGCTGATGGACCGTGAGTGGAAGTACGGCGTCACCGCCGCCGTCGACGTGACGCTGCTGTCGCGGTTCTACGAGCGCTTCGCCGATCACGCCGTCGAGATCGCGCGCCGGGTCATCTTCCAGGCCACCGGCAACCTGCCAGAAGGGGACCAACTGGCGTCGCGTTAA
- a CDS encoding Ms5788A family Cys-rich leader peptide, with the protein MPARLEPMLTKRRAVDLCRVAGCCCCCCSC; encoded by the coding sequence GTGCCCGCCCGCCTCGAGCCGATGCTCACCAAGCGCCGCGCAGTCGATCTGTGCCGCGTCGCGGGTTGCTGCTGTTGTTGTTGTAGCTGCTGA
- a CDS encoding sulfurtransferase, whose translation MARSDVLVTTDWAESNLDAPNTVFVEVDEDTSAYEGGHIAGAVRIDWKTELQDQVKRDFVDAQQFSKLLSDKGISNDDTVILYGGNNNWFAAYAYWYFKLYGHENVKLLDGGRKKWELDGRPLVTDVPERPSTSYTAKAPNNDIRAFRDEVIAAINTKNLVDVRSPDEFSGKILAPAHLPQEQSQRPGHIPGAINVPWSKAANEDGTFKSDDDLAKLYADAGLDGQKETIAYCRIGERSSHTWFVLQELLGHQNVKNYDGSWTEYGSLVGAPIELGS comes from the coding sequence ATGGCACGCTCCGACGTCCTGGTCACGACTGACTGGGCCGAGAGCAATCTCGACGCGCCGAACACCGTCTTCGTGGAGGTCGACGAGGACACCTCCGCCTACGAGGGCGGTCACATCGCAGGCGCTGTGCGGATCGATTGGAAGACCGAACTGCAGGACCAGGTCAAGCGTGACTTCGTTGATGCCCAACAGTTCTCGAAGCTGTTGTCGGACAAGGGCATCAGCAACGACGACACGGTGATCCTATACGGGGGCAACAACAACTGGTTCGCCGCGTACGCGTACTGGTACTTCAAGCTGTATGGCCACGAGAACGTCAAGTTGCTCGACGGCGGCCGCAAGAAGTGGGAGCTGGACGGCCGCCCGTTGGTCACGGATGTGCCCGAGCGGCCTTCGACCTCGTATACGGCCAAGGCGCCGAACAATGACATCCGCGCCTTCCGCGACGAGGTCATCGCAGCGATCAACACCAAGAACCTCGTCGACGTCCGCTCCCCCGACGAGTTCTCGGGCAAGATTCTCGCGCCGGCGCACCTGCCGCAGGAACAGAGTCAGCGTCCCGGGCATATCCCCGGCGCCATCAATGTTCCCTGGAGCAAGGCAGCCAACGAGGACGGCACTTTCAAGTCCGACGACGATCTGGCCAAGCTGTACGCCGATGCCGGTCTCGACGGTCAGAAGGAGACCATCGCGTACTGCCGGATCGGTGAGCGTTCGTCGCACACCTGGTTTGTGCTGCAGGAGTTGTTGGGACACCAGAACGTCAAGAACTACGACGGAAGTTGGACGGAATACGGCTCTCTCGTGGGAGCCCCGATTGAGTTGGGAAGTTGA
- the pstA gene encoding phosphate ABC transporter permease PstA, with protein sequence MTSTLDKPVKAPTFQGVSLRRKITNNVATVLVTASVVIAVVPLVWVLLTVVVKGFGAVTSSTWWFNSQAGMTAFQAGGGAYHAIVGTLLQGLICAVISIPIGVFVGIYLVEYGGGTRLGKLTTFMVDILTGVPSIVAALFIYALWVATLGFQRSGFAVSLALVLLMIPVIVRSTEEMLRIVPMDLREASYALGVPKWKTISAIVIPTALSGIVTGILLALARVMGETAPLLILVGYAQAMNFDMFSGFMGSLPGMMYDQTSAGAGANPVPTDRLWGAAFTLIVLIAALNIGARYIAKFFAPKKV encoded by the coding sequence ATGACCTCGACATTGGACAAGCCGGTCAAGGCACCCACCTTTCAGGGTGTCAGCCTGCGCCGCAAGATCACCAACAACGTCGCGACCGTGCTCGTCACCGCGTCGGTGGTCATCGCCGTGGTTCCCCTCGTGTGGGTGCTGCTGACGGTGGTGGTCAAGGGATTCGGCGCCGTGACATCGAGCACCTGGTGGTTCAACTCCCAGGCCGGTATGACGGCGTTCCAGGCGGGCGGCGGCGCGTACCACGCGATCGTCGGCACCCTGCTGCAGGGTCTGATCTGTGCAGTCATCTCGATTCCCATCGGCGTGTTCGTCGGTATCTATCTGGTGGAGTACGGCGGCGGCACGCGACTTGGAAAGCTGACCACCTTCATGGTCGACATCCTCACGGGTGTGCCATCGATCGTCGCCGCGCTGTTCATCTACGCCCTGTGGGTCGCCACGCTCGGCTTCCAGCGGTCGGGCTTCGCAGTGTCGCTGGCTTTGGTGCTGCTGATGATTCCCGTCATCGTCCGGTCCACCGAGGAGATGCTGCGAATCGTCCCGATGGATCTGCGCGAGGCCAGCTACGCGCTGGGCGTGCCGAAGTGGAAGACCATCTCCGCCATCGTGATTCCGACGGCGTTGTCGGGCATCGTGACCGGCATCCTGCTGGCACTGGCCCGCGTCATGGGTGAGACGGCACCGCTGCTGATCCTCGTCGGTTACGCCCAGGCCATGAATTTCGACATGTTCAGCGGCTTCATGGGCTCGCTGCCCGGCATGATGTACGACCAGACATCGGCGGGTGCAGGCGCCAACCCGGTGCCCACCGACCGGTTGTGGGGCGCGGCCTTCACGCTGATCGTGCTGATCGCCGCCTTGAACATCGGCGCCAGGTACATCGCCAAATTCTTTGCCCCCAAGAAGGTCTGA
- a CDS encoding thioredoxin family protein: MSSSWVLVIGVLVGALGLAYVVGRLITLRAGMLKESAKAADVDTSDLGLSDTGPTVLHFSAVWCGPCAGVRRVVDQVCADLPGVAHVEIDMDANPEAAKRLSVLSLPTTIIFDADGKPRFRTHGVPTAADLRSALEPLLA, encoded by the coding sequence GTGAGCTCTTCATGGGTGCTGGTGATAGGCGTGCTGGTCGGTGCGCTCGGGTTGGCCTATGTGGTCGGCAGGCTGATCACGCTGCGGGCGGGGATGCTCAAGGAGAGCGCGAAAGCCGCCGACGTCGATACGAGTGACCTGGGGTTATCCGACACGGGACCGACCGTGCTGCATTTCAGCGCCGTGTGGTGCGGACCGTGCGCGGGTGTGCGACGGGTCGTCGATCAGGTCTGCGCCGACCTGCCCGGGGTCGCGCACGTGGAGATCGACATGGACGCCAATCCGGAAGCGGCCAAGAGGCTTTCGGTGCTGTCGCTGCCCACCACGATCATCTTCGACGCCGACGGCAAGCCCCGCTTCCGTACCCATGGCGTCCCCACGGCCGCTGACCTGCGGTCCGCGCTGGAACCGCTGTTGGCTTGA
- a CDS encoding DUF4395 domain-containing protein yields MSTITSTGTTPDLVDVRGPRFAAWVTTVVLIAVLLASAVSPLGATVILAVQAVVFALGAWRGPQQHPYGAIFRTVVAARLGPVTEKEPAAPLKFAQLVGFVFAVVGVLGFTAGIPLLGQIATGFALVAAFLNAAFGICLGCQLYPLVARFRKNPT; encoded by the coding sequence ATGTCGACCATCACCAGCACCGGCACGACACCAGACCTGGTGGACGTGCGGGGTCCGCGCTTCGCGGCCTGGGTGACCACCGTGGTGCTCATCGCGGTGCTGCTGGCGTCGGCCGTGAGCCCGCTCGGTGCGACCGTCATACTCGCGGTGCAGGCGGTCGTCTTCGCGCTCGGCGCGTGGCGCGGACCTCAGCAGCATCCGTACGGCGCGATCTTCCGCACCGTGGTGGCTGCCCGCCTCGGACCGGTCACCGAGAAGGAGCCGGCAGCCCCGCTGAAGTTCGCCCAACTCGTCGGTTTTGTCTTCGCGGTCGTCGGCGTTCTCGGTTTCACCGCCGGCATCCCGCTGCTCGGCCAGATCGCCACCGGCTTCGCGCTCGTGGCGGCATTCCTCAACGCGGCCTTCGGCATCTGCCTCGGCTGCCAGCTCTACCCGCTCGTAGCACGCTTCCGGAAAAACCCCACATAA
- the pstS gene encoding phosphate ABC transporter substrate-binding protein PstS codes for MKLNSIGKTLGTTLSAAAIAALTLSACGSDNNAGSTGGGSGGSSSADCGGKNSVTAEGSTAQQNAIAEFNKVWGQSCSGKNLSYNPTGSGAGREQFIAGNVDFAGSDSALKDEQIAAAAERCGGNPAWNLPLVFGPIAMAYNVPGVDKLVLNGDTLAKIFQGQIKKWNDPAIAALNSGVTLPDTDITPIFRSDSSGTTDNFQKYLEAASGGAWTKGAGSEFQGGAGEGAQKSAGVAQAVQATPGAIGYVEKGFADQAGIPYAQIDNGSGAVELTDESAGKAIDAAKFAAEGNDLTLDLKSLYGMQDAGAYPLVLATYEIVCSKGYDAETAEAVKSFLKVAANDGQANLSAAGYVPLPDAFKERLVTSIDAISASA; via the coding sequence GTGAAGCTCAACAGCATTGGCAAGACGCTAGGAACGACGCTCTCCGCAGCGGCGATCGCGGCGTTGACGCTGTCCGCGTGCGGTAGCGACAACAACGCCGGAAGCACCGGCGGTGGGTCAGGCGGTTCGTCGTCTGCCGATTGCGGCGGCAAGAACTCCGTCACCGCCGAGGGCTCGACGGCTCAGCAGAACGCGATCGCGGAATTCAACAAGGTGTGGGGCCAGTCCTGCTCCGGCAAGAACCTGTCGTACAACCCGACCGGATCGGGCGCCGGCCGCGAGCAATTCATCGCGGGCAACGTCGACTTCGCCGGCTCGGACTCCGCGCTGAAGGACGAGCAGATCGCTGCGGCCGCCGAGCGTTGCGGTGGCAACCCGGCGTGGAACCTGCCGCTGGTGTTCGGCCCGATTGCGATGGCCTACAACGTCCCCGGTGTCGACAAGCTGGTACTCAACGGCGACACACTCGCCAAGATCTTCCAAGGGCAGATCAAGAAGTGGAACGACCCGGCGATCGCCGCGCTGAACAGTGGCGTCACGCTGCCCGATACCGACATCACCCCTATCTTCCGATCGGACTCCTCGGGTACCACCGACAACTTCCAGAAATACCTGGAGGCCGCCTCCGGCGGCGCCTGGACCAAGGGTGCGGGCAGCGAATTCCAGGGCGGCGCCGGTGAGGGTGCGCAGAAGTCGGCCGGTGTGGCGCAGGCCGTGCAGGCGACCCCGGGCGCGATCGGCTACGTCGAGAAGGGCTTCGCCGACCAGGCAGGCATCCCTTACGCGCAGATCGACAACGGCAGCGGCGCAGTCGAATTGACCGACGAGTCGGCAGGCAAGGCCATCGATGCGGCGAAGTTCGCCGCCGAGGGCAACGACCTGACGCTGGATTTGAAGTCGCTGTACGGCATGCAGGACGCGGGGGCCTACCCGCTCGTGCTGGCCACCTACGAGATCGTCTGCTCGAAGGGTTATGACGCCGAGACAGCCGAGGCGGTCAAGTCGTTCCTGAAGGTCGCGGCCAACGACGGGCAGGCGAACCTGTCCGCCGCGGGCTACGTTCCCCTTCCGGACGCCTTCAAGGAGCGGTTGGTGACGTCCATCGACGCCATCAGTGCATCTGCCTAG